GCTCCGGAGCGACCGCCACGGCAATCTCCTGCCGCCCCGCCACCACCGCGTGCTCCTCTTGGACCTGGACACGACGCCCGACGACGACGCCGCCCGGACCGTCGAGCGGGCGATGCGCACGCTGGAGGGCGCCTACGACTGGGGTCCCGACGGCCTGTTCCACATGCTGGCGTGGGGGTCGCGGTACTTCGAGCGGCGCGGGCGGCTCGACTCCGGGCCCATCAGGGAACCGCGGGTCATCTCCCGGACGGACGACCCGGACCTCCTCGCGTTCGACGCCGCGGTGGTCTTGGCCAGCGACGTGCCCTCGCACCTGGCCGCGGCCGAGAGCGCGCTCCGCGGGGACCGCGAGACGCTGAACGGCGTGTCCGTCGACGCCCACCTCGCCGAGGTGTTCGCCGTCCGCGGCCGCCGAACGGGGTTCGTCGGCGAGGGGCTCCCCGCGGCACACACGGACGCCGAGGGGGTGCCCGCGGGCGCCGTCCCCGAGGACGCGCCGCTCTTCACGGGCTTCTTCTCGGGGCGGCAGGGCACCCAGGCCACCGAGGACCGGGTCACCATCGCGGACGGCCCCTACGAGGGCGGGACGACGATGCACCTCTCGCGGCTCGATGAGTCGCTGTCGGGCTGGTGGGACCTGAGCGAGTCCGAACGGGTCGAGCGGATGTTCTCCGGCGACGTCGACCCCGCGGACCTGGCGGACTTCGAGACCACGGTCCCCTTCACGGGCGGGGTGGCAGAGCGCGTCGCCGACCACGGCGTCGCGGGGCACCACGAGAAGGTCGCCCGCGCCCGCGAGGACGGCCGGCCGATCATCCTCCGGCGGGACTTCAACACCGTCGACGGCGGGCAGGCGGGCCTCCACTTCCTCTCGTTGCAGGCGTCGCTCGCGGACTTCGAGAAGACGCGACGAGCGATGAACGGGTGGTACCTCCGCGACGACCACGAGGACGTGACCGACCGCTCGAACAACGGCCTGTTGGACTTCATCACGGTCGCTTCC
This is a stretch of genomic DNA from Halobellus sp. MBLA0158. It encodes these proteins:
- a CDS encoding DUF7405 family protein, with product MSSRRTVLGTLAGLCSSLGLSGCMRVLGERAPTPADLPPNPHAEGLPDRQHAWDGALRSDRHGNLLPPRHHRVLLLDLDTTPDDDAARTVERAMRTLEGAYDWGPDGLFHMLAWGSRYFERRGRLDSGPIREPRVISRTDDPDLLAFDAAVVLASDVPSHLAAAESALRGDRETLNGVSVDAHLAEVFAVRGRRTGFVGEGLPAAHTDAEGVPAGAVPEDAPLFTGFFSGRQGTQATEDRVTIADGPYEGGTTMHLSRLDESLSGWWDLSESERVERMFSGDVDPADLADFETTVPFTGGVAERVADHGVAGHHEKVARAREDGRPIILRRDFNTVDGGQAGLHFLSLQASLADFEKTRRAMNGWYLRDDHEDVTDRSNNGLLDFITVASRANFYVPPRRNRAFP